In a genomic window of Brassica rapa cultivar Chiifu-401-42 chromosome A10, CAAS_Brap_v3.01, whole genome shotgun sequence:
- the LOC103847179 gene encoding uncharacterized protein LOC103847179, giving the protein MGSFCSKSLGINIGSEYSGSSVADDVSPRQGPGTRQCMVKDDKEQSQLKDVFSFREKEGVEEDHLYDGIPRLPPPQKPRSTRYTQTAVSKVTEASMLLGKAGLGKAKDVLDTLGSSMTDLSSGGFASGVATKGEELEILAFEVANTIVKSSNLIESLSKENIMHLKETVLYSQGVQNLVSNDFDELLRLVAADKRQELEVFLGEVVRFGNRSKDFQWHNLQRYFDRISKELTPQRQLNEDAVLVVKQLMVLVQYTAELYQELQVLDRLQKDYDQKRREEENSAGSSKGDGLAILKTELKSQKKVVKSLKKKSLWCRGFEEVMEKLVDIVHFLLLEIHNIFGDSDDKPLKKGAADSDKRLGPAGLALHYASMIVQIDTLVARSSSITSNARDSLYQSLPPTIKLALRSKIKSFKVDKELSVTQIKDEMERTLHWLVPIAANTTKAHHGFGWVGEWGSAGTDFTSKPSGGDTLRIETLYHASKEKTENYILGQIIWLQHLVTKAKSDAQGASRLSSIKSSFNSTNQQLTSEPLGVPLVTVEEQKMLHDVIKRKNTPCVSKSQDFDSEHYSRVRKCDPLSKSSEYFRGVRRSKSAAAMKRFSSGFSLVDFVIDKEKALDVIDRVDVLRDYRALLKEGSLSF; this is encoded by the exons atgggGAGTTTTTGCTCCAAGAGCCTAGGAATCAATATTGGCAGTGAGTATTCAGGTTCAAGTGTAGCTGATGATGTTTCACCTAGGCAAGGTCCTGGTACGAGGCAGTGTATGGTTAAAGACGATAAGGAACAAAGCCAGTTGAAAGATGTATTCTCTTTCCGCGAAAAGGAAGGAGTTGAAGAAGATCATTTATACGATGGGATTCCGAGGTTACCTCCACCGCAGAAACCTCGGTCTACAAGATATACTCAAACCGCTGTTTCAAAG GTTACAGAGGCGAGTATGCTTCTAGGGAAAGCGGGCTTAGGTAAAGCCAAAGATGTTTTGGATACACTAGGGAGTAGCATGACGGATCTAAGCAGCGGTGGATTTGCTTCTGGAGTTGCAACTAAAGGTGAAGAACTTGAGATCTTAGCCTTTGAAGTAGCGAACACTATTGTCAAGAGCTCAAATCTCATTGAATCACTTTCTAAGGAGAACATCATGCATTTGAAAGAAACTGTTCTATACTCTCAAGGTGTTCAGAATCTTGTCTCGAATGATTTTGATGAGCTCCTCAGACTTGTTGCTGCTGATAAGAG GCAGGAGCTGGAAGTTTTCTTGGGAGAAGTGGTTCGGTTTGGTAACCGATCTAAAGACTTTCAGTGGCATAATTTGCAGCGCTACTTCGACAG GATCAGCAAAGAACTAACCCCTCAAAGACAGTTGAATGAAGACGCTGTGTTAGTTGTTAAGCAACTGATGGTTCTAGTGCAGTATACAGCT GAACTATACCAAGAACTCCAAGTATTGGATCGGTTGCAGAAAGACTATGACCAAAAGCGCCGAGAAGAAGAGAACTCAGCTGGTAGCAGTAAAG GTGATGGTCTTGCAATCTTGAAAACGGAACTTAAATCCCAGAAAAAGGTAGTAAAAAGCTTAAAGAAAAAGTCCTTGTGGTGCAGAGGTTTTGAAGAG GTGATGGAGAAACTGGTAGACATTGTACATTTCTTGTTGCTAGAGATTCATAATATCTTCGGTGATTCTG ATGATAAACCATTGAAGAAAGGAGCTGCAGATTCTGATAAAAGATTGGGGCCTGCTGGTCTTGCGTTACATTATGCAAGTATGATTGTGCAGATTGATACACTT GTCGCCCGTTCAagctctataacttcaaatgcAAGAGATTCTCTATACCAAAGCTTGCCACCTACTATAAAACTAGCTCTTCGTTCCAAAATAAAATCTTTCAAAGTCGATAAGGAG CTTTCGGTTACACAAATTAAGGATGAGATGGAGAGGACACTGCATTGGCTTGTCCCTATTGCAGCCAACACAACCAA AGCTCATCATGGTTTCGGTTGGGTTGGAGAGTGGGGAAGTGCAGG GACTGACTTCACGAGTAAGCCTAGTGGTGGAGATACACTAAGGATCGAGACACTCTATCACGCTAGCAAAGAAAAGACAGAGAACTACATTCTCGGACAGATCATTTGGTTACAGCATTTGGTTACAAAAGCAAAGAGCGACGCTCAAGGAGCTTCTAGACTTTCTTCTATCAAATCCTCGTTTAATAGTACGAACCAGCAGTTGACATCTGAACCACTCGGTGTCCCATTAGTAACGGTTGAGGAGCAAAAGATGTTACATGATGTGATCAAAAGAAAGAATACTCCATGTGTTAGCAAGAGTCAAGACTTTGATTCTGAGCACTACTCGCGGGTGAGGAAGTGTGACCCTTTGAGCAAAAGCAGTGAGTATTTTCGTGGAGTGAGGAGAAGCAAATCAGCTGCTGCTATGAAGAGGTTTTCTTCTGGTTTTTCACTTGTTGATTTTGTTATCGACAAGGAAAAAGCTTTGGATGTGATTGATAGGGTCGATGTGCTGAGAGATTATAGAGCATTGTTGAAAGAAGGTAGCTTGAGCTTCTAG
- the LOC103847174 gene encoding DEAD-box ATP-dependent RNA helicase 25, with protein sequence MTSDGPKSGKKRREIRAKLAKELASGEDESGNKRGPKRGREDKPADVDEPLIKKAASTIAVEAADSKPKTTDSYLSKTRFDQFPLSPLSLKGIQDAGFKTMTVVQEATLPIILKGKDVLAKAKTGTGKTVAFLLPSIEAVIKSPPVSRDNRHPPIIVLVVCPTRELACQAAAEANILLKYHSSIGVEVVIGGTKLPAEQRRMQKHPCQILVATPGRLIDHIDNTSGFATRLKGVKVLVLDEADHLLDMGFRRDIERIIAAVPKQRQTFLFSATVPEEVRQICHIALKQDHEFVNCVQEGSGETHQKVSQMYMIATLDRHFSLIYALLKKHIADNVGYKVIIFCTTAMVTRLVADLLGQLSLNVREIHSRKPQSYRTRVSDEFRKSKSIILVTSDVSARGVDYPDVSLVVQMGLPSDREQYIHRLGRTGRKGKEGEGVLLLAPWEEYFLSSVKDLPIAKSPLPPIDHEAVKKVQKALSQVEMTHKEAAYQAWLGYYKSQKKIARDTTRLVELANEFSRSMGLDTPPAIPINVIGKMGLKNVPGLRVAPGFDKRQGKKNYRSR encoded by the exons ATGACTTCCGACGGACCCAAATCCGGTAAGAAGAGACGAGAGATTCGCGCAAAACTTGCCAAGGAGCTCGCAAGTGGTGAAGATGAATCTGGAAACAAGAGGGGCCCaaagagaggaagagaagacAAACCTGCTGATGTTGATGAGCCTCTTATTAAGAAAGCGGCTTCTACCATCGCTGTAGAGGCTGCTGATAGTAAGCCAAAGACTACAGATTCTTACTTGTCTAAAACAAG atttgATCAGTTCCCATTGTCTCCCTTGTCGCTAAAAGGTATACAAGATGCTGGGTTTAAGACAATGACTGTCGTGCAAGAGGCTACTCTTCCTATCATTCTCAAAG GTAAGGATGTGCTAGCTAAGGCCAAAACTGGCACTGGGAAAACCGTTGCGTTTTTG cttCCATCAATTGAAGCTGTTATCAAATCTCCACCTGTAAGCCGGGATAATAGGCACCCGCCAATTATTGTTCTTGTGGTATGCCCTACTCGTGAACTCGCTTGTCAAGCTGCTGCCGAAGCAAACATTTTGCTCAAGTATCACTCATCTATTGGTGTTGAAGTTGTGATTGGAGGCACTAAGCTTCCTGCTGAGCAAAGGCGTATGCAAAAGCATCCTTGCCAG ATTCTAGTGGCTACACCCGGAAGGCTCATAGATCATATAGACAACACTTCTGGATTTGCGACAAGGTTGAAAGGTGTGAAAGTCCTTGTTCTTGATGAAGCTGATCATCTCTTGGACATGGGTTTCCGAAGGGATATTGAGAGGATAATCGCGGCTGTTCCTAAGCAGAGACAAACCTTTTTGTTTTCCGCCACGGTACCTGAAGAG GTCCGCCAAATATGTCATATTGCTTTGAAGCAAGATCATGAGTTCGTCAATTGCGTTCAAGAGGGTAGTGGTGAGACTCATCAAAAG GTCTCACAAATGTACATGATTGCAACACTCGATAGACATTTCTCGCTTATATATGCGCTCCTTAAAAAACACATTGCTGATAATGTGGGTTATAAG GTAATTATTTTCTGTACAACTGCTATGGTTACGAGATTGGTGGCTGATCTGCTCGGTCAACTAAGCCTGAACGTCAGAGAGATCCATTCTAGAAAACCTCAGAGTTACAGAACCAGAGTTTCTGATGAGTTCCGCAAGTCGAAGAGTATTATCCTTGTAACATCTGATGTATCGGCTCGTGGTGTAGATTACCCTGATGTGTCACTAGTCGTACAG ATGGGGTTGCCATCAGACAGAGAACAATACATACATAGACTTGGTAGAACCGGGAGGAAAGGCAAGGAAGGGGAAGGTGTACTATTGTTGGCACCATGGGAAGAGTACTTTCTGTCGTCTGTTAAAGACTTGCCCATCGCCAAGTCTCCTCTACCGCCAATAGATCATGAAGCTGTGAAGAAG GTACAGAAGGCGCTTAGCCAAGTGGAAATGACGCACAAGGAGGCTGCGTATCAGGCATGGTTGGGTTACTACAAATCTCAGAAGAAGATTGCTAGGGACACAACCAGACTGGTGGAGTTAGCCAATGAGTTCAGCCGGAGTATGGGACTCGACACCCCTCCAGCCATCCCTATAAATGTTATTGGCAAGATGGGTCTCAAAAACGTTCCTGGTCTTAGAGTCGCTCCCGGTTTTGACAAGAGACAAGGGAAAAAAAATTATCGTTCCAGGTAG
- the LOC103847176 gene encoding DDT domain-containing protein DDB_G0282237: MPLLKKKPHKLLEPPKNLQPQELVYQVRLTKEIFRDYQMYLKRINLYRQRVWTCKSTGKTSLTYEEALDSEKLASKKVQTLPRELVAPALHIIQFSTLSLKDLADTIANELQNCFFAGAELYGNRDGESHPCRILNILTDGDSEPQYEVGFLDKDKEINEKAVLSGEDLSWKKKFPFSRNLLKSFIRDSTCHSIPWVVNEYLAKAHGISRNIPKELKDKYVFQNGELVQQRKQEDKTGKEKGKRKRAEDGSHVAEETDKEANGTEEEPPISYPIEDSLLPLEPDDANITQRPSPSRDFSVPMDCVGDLLMVWDFCSSFGRQLHLWRFSLEDLENAVCHKESNLVIIMEVHACLFRFLINEGDDTFKALKRRSRKSKITMITWTEFLCDFLDSVDIPDLCCDIGTIKRGHYGLLDPSAKLEILRELVNQIAETMLFKGEVDELLEQRHALGAARREEALAEAKQKRKEKERSKTGEEARKKNSPQVIESSEDSKMKESTEGETKMENGSVSSGKPEKSEKRLMGNVYLRKHKKQMTDTKSTSKEKVEEEEEEAESEEEEEEKGKSSSEDEKGTLEMRGPEQRRQYYEREMEKIVIRTNTLGKDRNYNRYWWFRSNGRIFVEDSDCKEWGYYTSKEELDALMGSLNRKGERELSLHTQLEKFYDRICSTLQKRAKDIAHNIEMEEAVVRRSSRVKAPLHENPASAFQRYVNKWKED, from the exons ATGCCTTTACTAAAGAAGAAGCCACATAAACTTCTTGAGCCACCAAAGAACTTGCAGCCACAAGAACTTGTTTATCAAGTTCGTCTCACTAAGGAGATTTTCCGAGACTATCA AATGTACTTGAAGAGAATAAATCTGTATCGCCAGCGTGTTTGGACATGCAAATCTACTGGCAAAACTAGTTTGACCTACGAGGAGGCCTTAGACTCAGAAAAACTAGCAAGCAAGAAGGTTCAAACTCTTCCCAGAGAGCTAGTTGCACCTGCGTTACATATCATCCAGTTCA GTACACTCTCTTTGAAAGATCTTGCTGACACAATAGCCAACGAGTTGCAAAACTGCTTCTTCGCTGGCGCAGAGCTGTATGGAAACAGAGACGGAGAATCTCATCCGTGCAGAATCTTGAACATACTAACAGATGGGGATAGTGAACCTCAGTACGAGGTAGGCTTCCTTGACAAAGACAAGGAAATAAACGAGAAGGCAGTGCTGTCTGGGGAGGATCTTTCATGGAAGAAGAAGTTTCCATTTAGTAGAAATCTTCTCAAGTCTTTCATTCGGGATTCCACATGCCACAGTATACCTTGGGTGGTTAATGAGTATCTGGCTAAAGCGCATGGAATCAGTAGAAACATTCCCAAGGAACTTAAGGACAAGTATGTCTTTCAAAATGGAGAACTGGTTCAGCAAAGGAAGCAG GAAGATAAAACCGGAAAGGAGAagggaaaaagaaagagagcaGAAGATGGTAGCCATGTTGCTGAGGAGACAGATAAAG aGGCTAATGGCACCGAGGAAGAGCCGCCTATCAGTTATCCAATTGAAGATTCACTGTTGCCACTGGAACCTGATGATGCTAATATCACTCAGCGTCCTTCTCCCTCACGTGATTTTAGTGTTCCAATGGATTGTGTTGGGGATCTTCTTATGGTGTGGGACTTTTGCTCTTCATTTGGTAGGCAGCTGCATCTATGGCGGTTTTCTCTTGAGGACTTGGAGAATGCTGTCTGCCACAAGGAGAGTAATTTGGTTATTATCATGGAAGTGCATGCCTGTCTTTTCCGGTTCCTCATTAATGAAGGCGATGATACTTTCAAAGCTTTAAAGAGAAGGAGTCGCAAGTCAAAG ATAACAATGATCACATGGACAGAGTTTTTATGTGACTTCTTGGACTCGGTAGACATCCCTGATCTGTGCTGTGACATTGGAACGATCAAACGGGGACATTATGGTCTACTGGACCCCAGTGCGAAACTGGAAATCCTAAGGGAGTTGGTGAACCAGATAGCTGAAACGATGTTGTTTAAGGGAGAAGTAGACGAGCTTCTTGAACAACGGCATGCCCTTGGAGCTGCTAGAAGAGAAGAAGCGTTGGCGGAAGccaaacaaaaaagaaaggagaaagaaCGCTCCAAAACCGGCGAGGAAGCTAGAAAGAAAAACAGCCCACAGGTAATAGAAAGCAGTGAAGACAGCAAAATGAAAGAGAGCACTGAGGGGGAAACTAAGATGGAGAATGGGTCTGTTTCTTCAGGAAAACCTGAAAAATCAGAGAAAAG GCTTATGGGGAATGTCTATCTGAGAAAGCACAAAAAACAGATGACGGATACAAAAAGCACATCAAAGGAGAAggtggaggaggaagaagaggaggctgaatcagaagaggaggaggaggagaaaggAAAATCATCAAGTGAAGATGAGAAAGGAACATTAGAAATGAGGGGTCCCGAGCAGAGG AGGCAATACTATGAACGAGAGATGGAGAAAATAGTGATACGTACAAACACCTTGGGTAAAGATAGGAACTACAACAGGTACTGGTGGTTCCGAAGCAATGGGAGGATATTTGTTGAGGATTCTGATTGCAAAGAATGGGGCTATTATACCTCCAAGGAAGAG CTCGATGCACTGATGGGATCACTAAACCGTAAAGGAGAGAGGGAACTGTCATTACATACGCAGCTTGAGAAATTCTATGACAGGATATG CTCAACACTACAAAAGAGGGCGAAGGACATAGCTCACAACATAGAAATGGAAGAAGCAGTGGTGAGGAGATCTAGCCGTGTAAAAGCTCCACTTCATGAAAATCCAGCTAGTGCTTTCCAGAGATATGTTAACAAGTGGAAAGAGGACTAA
- the LOC103847180 gene encoding uncharacterized protein At2g29880 produces the protein MSKMTVEKKILPILNATVGCQKTHKHYLSKMKSLKKLYNSMQDLIRFSSGFGWDPISKKFTAPNHVWDDYEKAHPTKKSLRDETLEDYEDLQLIFEQGLATGKNAIGLGDDTDAPTFGAKDDEPFELDPRSFGYAEKEGSQASGFLNSTLPRSRKGPSEKQPLKKRAKGVEGGESSNSNMDGSHMEKSFKEMIEISNQVVSLIQQREERQQREANLREVEKNKNNIWEAIKEISGLEEDVQYDTLNELHKWGMKDVFINMSVEERMGWIRRNVK, from the exons ATGAGCAAAATGACTGTGGAAAAAAAGATTCTACCGATTTTGAATGCCACAGTTGGCTGCCAAAAAACTCATAAGCATTATTTAAGTAAAATGAAGAGTTTAAAGAAGCTCTATAATAGTATGCAAGACCTTATCCGATTCAGTTCTGGATTTGGATGGGATCCCATATCTAAAAAGTTTACAGCTCCTAACCACGTGTGGGATGATTACGAAAAG gcACATCCAACTAAGAAGAGTCTGCGAGACGAAACTTTGGAAGATTATGAAGACTTACAGCTAATATTTGAGCAAGGATTAGCTACCGGAAAAAATGCTATTGGTTTAGGGGACGATACCGATGCACCAACTTTTGGAGCTAAAGATGATGAGCCGTTTGAATTAGATCCTAGATCTTTTGGATATGCTGAGAAAGAAGGATCTCAAGCATCAGGGTTTTTGAATTCAACTTTGCCAAGAAGCAGAAAAGGCCCATCAGAGAAGCAACCCCTTAAAAAGAGAGCTAAAGGTGTCGAAGGTGGAGAATCCAGTAACTCAAACATGGATGGTAGCCATATGGAGAAGTCTTTTAAAGAAATGATTGAGATAAGCAATCAGGTTGTTAGTTTGATTCAACAAAGAGAAGAAAGACAACAAAGAGAAGCCAACTTGAGAGAAGTGGAGAAAAACAAGAATAATATCTGGGAAGCAATCAAAGAAATTTCTGGCTTGGAGGAAGATGTTCAGTATGATACTTTGAACGAGCTTCACAAGTGGGGGATGAAAGACGTGTTCATCAACATGTCTGTTGAAGAACGTATGGGGTGGATACGAAGGAACGTTAAATGA
- the LOC103847182 gene encoding ATP synthase subunit beta-1, mitochondrial — protein sequence MASRRVLSTLLRSSSARSAARIGSRNSRLSSPSPARCVSPFGDLLGRVAEYSTSSPAPPSSAPAKDEAKKTYDYGGKGAIGKVCQVIGAIVDVRFEDQEGLPPIMTSLEVQDHPTRLVLEVSHHLGQNVVRTIAMDGTEGLVRGRRVLNTGAPITVPVGRATLGRIMNVLGEPIDERGEIKTEHYLPIHRDAPALVDLATGQEILATGIKVVDLLAPYQRGGKIGLFGGAGVGKTVLIMELINNVAKAHGGFSVFAGVGERTREGNDLYREMIESGVIKLGEKQSESKCALVYGQMNEPPGARARVGLTGLTVAEYFRDAEGQDVLLFIDNIFRFTQANSEVSALLGRIPSAVGYQPTLASDLGALQERITTTKKGSITSVQAIYVPADDLTDPAPATTFAHLDATTVLSRQISELGIYPAVDPLDSTSRMLSPHILGEEHYNTARGVQKVLQNYKNLQDIIAILGMDELSEDDKLTVARARKIQRFLSQPFHVAEIFTGAPGKYVDLKENINSFQGLLDGKYDDLPEQSFYMVGGIDEVVAKAEKISKEAAA from the exons ATGGCGTCTCGGAGAGTCTTATCAACTCTTCTCCGTTCATCTTCCGCCAGATCTGCCGCCAGAATCGGAAGCCGGAACTCTAGGCTCTCGTCTCCTTCACCTGCTCGATGCGTTTCTCCTTTCGGTGATCTCCTCGGACGCGTCGCCGAATATTCCACCTCTTCACCTGCTCCTCCATCGTCTGCTCCTGCTAAAGATGAGGCGAAGAAGACATACGATTACGGTGGTAAAGGAGCGATCGGGAAAGTTTGTCAAGTCATCGGTGCTATTGTGGATGTGAGATTCGAGGATCAGGAGGGATTGCCTCCGATCATGACATCCCTCGAGGTTCAGGATCACCCTACAAGACTTGTGCTTGAGGTTTCGCATCACTTGGGTCAGAATGTGGTCAGGACCATTGCTATGGATGGTACTGAGGGACTTGTTCGTGGACGACGCGTGCTCAACACTGGAGCTCCAATCACT gtACCCGTTGGAAGAGCAACACTTGGACGTATCATGAATGTTCTCGGAGAACCTATCGATGAGAGAGGCGAAATTA AGACCGAACACTACTTACCTATTCACAGAGATGCTCCTGCTTTGGTTGATTTAGCAACTGGGCAAGAGATCCTTGCCACTGGTATAAAG GTTGTTGATCTACTTGCTCCTTACCAAAGAGGAGGAAAGATTGGGCTATTTGGTGGTGCTGGTGTCGGGAAAACTGTGCTCATTATGGAGCTGATTAACAATGTTGCGAAAGCTCATG GTGGTTTCTCCGTGTTTGCTGGTGTGGGAGAAAGAACCCGTGAAGGCAATGACTTGTACAGAGAAATGATTGAGAGTGGTGTCATCAAGCTAGGCGAGAAGCAG TCTGAGAGCAAATGTGCGCTTGTGTATGGACAAATGAACGAGCCCCCGGGTGCTCGTGCCCGTGTTGGACTTACTGGTTTGACCGTTGCTGAGTATTTCCGTGATGCTGAAGGCCAAGATGTGTTGCTTTTCATTGACAACATTTTCCGTTTCACTCAG GCTAACTCTGAAGTGTCTGCTTTGCTTGGTCGTATCCCATCTGCTGTGGGTTACCAACCAACCCTTGCTTCCGATCTTGGTGCTCTCCAAGAGCGTATCACAACCACCAAGAAAGGTTCCATCACCTCAGTGCAAGCCATCTACGTCCCTGCTGATGATTTGACCGATCCTGCTCCTGCCACAACTTTTGCTCACTTGGATGCCACAACCGTGCTTTCCAGACAG ATTTCCGAGCTTGGTATCTATCCTGCTGTGGATCCTCTGGATTCAACATCCCGTATGCTCTCGCCTCACATTCTAGGTGAGGAGCACTACAACACGGCTCGTGGTGTGCAGAAAGTGCTACAGAACTACAAGAACTTGCAAGATATCATTGCCATTTTGGGAATGGATGAGCTAAGTGAAGATGACAAGCTGACTGTTGCCCGTGCCCGTAAGATCCAGAGATTCTTGAGTCAGCCCTTCCACGTTGCTGAGATCTTTACTGGTGCCCCTGGCAAATACGTTGACCTTAAGGAAAACATCAACAGTTTCCAG GGTTTGCTTGATGGTAAGTACGATGATCTTCCTGAACAATCGTTTTACATGGTTGGTGGCATCGACGAGGTGGTTGCTAAAGCAGAGAAGATCTCCAAGGAGGCAGCAGCTTAA
- the LOC103847177 gene encoding flavonol synthase/flavanone 3-hydroxylase, producing the protein MEIERVQDISSSSLHTEAIPLEFIRSEKEQPAITTFRGPTPAIPVVDLSDPDEESVARAVVKASEEWGIFQVVNHGIPTELIKRLQEVGRTFFELPSAEKESVAKPVDAKDIEGYGTKLQKEVEGKKAWVDHLFHRIWPPSCVNYSFWPKNPPEYREVNEEYALHVKKLSETLLGILSEGLGLRREALREGLGGDLAEYMMKINYYPPCPRPDLALGVPAHTDLSGITLLVPNEVPGLQVFKDDHWFDAEYIPSAVIVHIGDQILRLSNGRYKNVLHRTTVDKDRTRMSWPVFLEPHREMIVGPLPELISDDNPPKYKPFAFKDYSYRKLNKLPLD; encoded by the exons ATGGAGATCGAGAGAGTCCAAGACATTTCATCATCTTCCCTCCACACCGAAGCCATCCCTCTCGAGTTCATCAGATCGGAGAAAGAACAGCCGGCGATCACCACTTTCCGAGGTCCGACGCCGGCGATCCCCGTCGTCGACCTGAGCGACCCCGACGAAGAGAGCGTGGCGCGTGCGGTGGTGAAGGCGAGTGAAGAATGGGGGATTTTCCAGGTGGTTAATCACGGGATCCCCACGGAGCTGATAAAAAGGTTGCAGGAAGTGGGGAGAACGTTCTTCGAGCTTCCGTCGGCGGAGAAAGAGTCCGTCGCGAAGCCCGTTGATGCCAAGGACATCGAAGGGTACGGAACGAAGCTACAGAAAGAAGTAGAAGGTAAGAAAGCTTGGGTTGATCATCTTTTCCACAGGATCTGGCCACCGTCGTGCGTTAACTACAGTTTCTGGCCCAAGAACCCACCTGAGTACAG GGAGGTGAACGAAGAGTACGCGTTGCATGTGAAGAAGCTGTCGGAGACATTGTTAGGCATACTCTCGGAAGGGTTAGGCTTACGTCGTGAGGCGTTGAGAGAAGGTCTCGGCGGAGATCTGGCGGAGTATATGATGAAGATTAACTATTATCCGCCGTGTCCTCGACCGGATTTAGCTTTGGGAGTACCCGCGCATACTGATCTCAGTGGAATCACTCTGCTTGTACCTAATGAAGTTCCTGGACTTCAAGTCTTCAAAGACGATCACTGGTTCGACGCCGAGTATATTCCTTCCGCCGTCATTGTTCACATCGGCGATCAGATACTG AGGCTAAGTAATGGGAGGTATAAGAATGTGTTGCATAGGACGACGGTGGATAAGGACAGGACGAGGATGTCGTGGCCAGTGTTCTTGGAGCCACACCGTGAAATGATAGTCGGGCCATTACCGGAGCTTATAAGCGATGATAATCCTCCAAAGTACAAGCCTTTTGCTTTCAAGGACTACAGTTACCGTAAGCTCAATAAGCTTCCTCTGGActga